Proteins encoded by one window of Bacillota bacterium:
- a CDS encoding uroporphyrinogen-III decarboxylase-like protein: MKREPDFNRLKKVLQLQGEPDVVPFYELFADREVISKVLGRPYQDLKDRIEFQYKLGYDFVTLWARIHLPMQGAAVTEDTAPLSRGKRAFRTASMCTIATWEDFENYPWPQVTPEAFIELDRAAKEMPDGMKGIVLTGHVLEDPMGLMGYEGLSYAMVDNPDLVEAVFDRVGRLYEEIYRYCVQHEAVGAMLISDDLGFRSGTMISPKDLRRLVFPWYKRYCEICHAYDKPVILHSCGNLREIIDDLVDCGIDAKHSYEDIIMPVEEAKQLFGDRMAILGGLDVDFLCRATEEEVRARTREILEACMPGGGYALGTGNSVANYIPTENYLAMLDEGRKIGVY, encoded by the coding sequence TTGAAAAGAGAGCCGGACTTTAACAGACTGAAGAAAGTCCTTCAGCTACAAGGTGAACCGGATGTTGTTCCCTTTTACGAACTGTTTGCGGACCGGGAAGTGATCAGCAAGGTACTCGGCCGTCCCTATCAGGATCTAAAGGACCGCATCGAATTCCAATACAAGCTAGGTTATGACTTTGTAACCCTTTGGGCTCGTATTCACCTGCCAATGCAAGGGGCTGCAGTTACGGAAGACACTGCCCCGCTTTCTCGGGGCAAACGAGCTTTCCGCACCGCAAGTATGTGCACTATTGCCACCTGGGAAGATTTTGAGAATTATCCATGGCCCCAGGTGACACCGGAGGCCTTCATCGAGTTGGACAGGGCAGCTAAGGAGATGCCTGATGGGATGAAGGGTATCGTACTTACCGGCCACGTGCTGGAGGATCCCATGGGTTTGATGGGTTATGAAGGTTTGTCTTATGCTATGGTCGACAATCCCGATTTGGTGGAAGCAGTCTTTGACCGGGTGGGTAGGTTGTACGAAGAGATTTATCGATACTGCGTCCAGCACGAAGCGGTGGGCGCGATGTTAATTTCCGACGACCTTGGTTTTCGCTCCGGTACCATGATCTCCCCTAAGGACTTGAGAAGACTGGTCTTCCCGTGGTACAAACGCTACTGTGAGATCTGCCACGCCTACGATAAACCCGTTATCCTCCATTCCTGCGGCAACCTCCGGGAGATTATCGATGATTTGGTGGACTGCGGCATCGATGCGAAGCATTCCTACGAAGACATCATTATGCCCGTTGAGGAAGCAAAACAGCTCTTTGGCGATCGGATGGCGATTCTCGGTGGGCTCGACGTGGACTTCCTTTGCCGGGCTACCGAGGAGGAAGTGCGAGCCCGGACAAGGGAAATCCTCGAAGCCTGTATGCCCGGCGGCGGTTACGCCTTGGGCACCGGAAACAGTGTGGCCAACTACATCCCTACGGAAAACTACCTAGCGATGCTAGACGAAGGACGGAAGATAGGCGTGTACTAA
- a CDS encoding class I SAM-dependent methyltransferase yields the protein MENTSVRYYNEHAQAYFQSTVHLDMTRSYRPFLKHLKPGAKILDAGCGSGRDSLYFKRRGFEVTAFDASKELVALSAKLLDQEVLLMRFEDLTLPDRYDRIWACASLLHVDKEKLAEVLRNLTAHLKDGGIFYMSFKYGEGERWIDGRYFHNLNETDLERIIQQVPELRIREVFVSDDVRAEKNHECWLNAYLLRT from the coding sequence ATGGAAAATACCAGCGTCAGATATTACAACGAACATGCCCAAGCCTATTTCCAAAGCACGGTACACCTGGATATGACCAGGTCCTACCGGCCCTTTCTCAAGCACCTGAAACCCGGTGCGAAAATCCTTGATGCCGGTTGTGGTTCCGGCCGCGACAGTCTTTACTTCAAACGCCGCGGCTTTGAGGTGACGGCCTTCGATGCATCGAAAGAGCTGGTTGCCCTAAGCGCAAAACTGCTAGACCAGGAAGTCCTTCTCATGCGCTTTGAAGATCTTACCTTACCTGATCGATATGACCGTATATGGGCCTGTGCCTCCCTTCTGCATGTGGACAAGGAAAAACTGGCAGAAGTACTAAGGAACCTCACTGCACACCTGAAAGACGGCGGCATATTCTACATGTCCTTCAAGTATGGTGAGGGGGAACGTTGGATCGACGGAAGGTACTTCCATAATCTGAACGAAACGGACTTGGAGAGGATCATCCAACAGGTTCCCGAACTAAGGATCAGGGAGGTTTTTGTCAGCGACGATGTAAGAGCCGAAAAGAACCACGAGTGTTGGCTGAACGCCTATCTTTTGAGGACATAG